Part of the Streptomyces sp. NBC_00457 genome, CCTTCGAGGCGCGGCTACGGGAACTCGTCAGGGCTCGCAGAACTCGGTCTCGACGGCCGCGTCCTCCAGTTGCTGTTCGCCCCAGTCGCCGTTGCGGTTCATGGTCATGACGTGCCGGCCGTCCGCCGAGGCGAGCGTTCGGGTCGCGGAGCCGGGGATCATGCCGCCGTGGCCCCATGCCCAGCAGCCCTGCTTGAGCTTGAAGTGCCGTATGCCGAGGCCGTAGCGGTCCTGTGGACCACCGTGTCCCTTGTCCCCGTCGACGTGGACCGCGTCGAGCAGCTGCCGCTGCTGGGCGGGCGGCAGCAGCACACCGGCCAGGAGCTTGGACAGGAAGGTGTTCACGTCTGCGACGGTCGAGATCATCTGCCCGGCGGAGAAGGCGACGGTGGGGCTGAACTCGGTGACGTCGCGCACTTTCGCCTCCGGCCCGTCCTCGAACAGCGTGGAGTAGTGCCGCGCGTGGGGTGCGGGCAGTCGGGGCGAGGTGCCCGGCACGCTCGTGCCGCGCAGGCCGAGCGGCCGGATGACAAGACGCTCGACCGCCTGCGCGTAGGTGCCGCCGGTGGCCTTCTCGATGACCATGCCGGCGACGATGTAGTTGGTGTCGGAATAGTCCCACCTGCCTGGCCTGCCGGGCCTGCTGCCCTGTTCCGGCTGGAAGTTGGCCGGGTGGGCGAGCGCGATGTCCACCAGCTCTTCCGGGGACCACCTGGTGTGGCGGTTCCGGTCGAACTCGTCCCCCGCGTACAGGGCGCGGAAGCCGTCGTCCATGTTGTAGTCGAAGATGCCGCTCGTGTGGTTGAGCAGGTGCCGCACGGTGATGTCCCCGGGCCGGTAGCCCTTGCCGCGCACCACCCCGGGCAGCCATTCCTCCACGCTGTCGTCCAGCGAAAGCCTGCCCTCGGCTTCGAGCCGGAGCAGCACCGTGGCGGTGAAGGTCTTGGTCACGCTGGCGATACGGAACTTCTCGCTGGTGCTCCTCGGCCGCTCGGCGACCAGGTCACCGACACCGGCCCGGCCGTCCCACACACCGCGCGCGTCCCGTACCCGGGCGATGACGCCGGGGGTGCCTTGCGCGACGATCTCGTTCAGTACGGCCTGGGTCTTCGCGTGTAATCGGGGCGGATCATGGTGGGGTGGCCCGGCCGGTGCGGCGGTGGCAGCGGCGAGCGTTCCCACGGCGACGGCTGCGACGGCAAGGGCGATGGGGAGTCCACGAGAGGACTGTTGACGGCTCATGAGAAAAGTTGACCAAGGTACCCCATCCCCCTACATCGGGAACATCCCGGAATGAGGTCGGGGACACGACCCTAGGGGCTACCGCGCAGCCACCGCCAGGATCGCGTCACTGACCGCCGACACCGAAACCGGATGCAGGAACAGGAACAGGTTCGGCTCGACCAGTTCCAGTTCCATCACGCGTGGTTCGCCGTCGGGGCCGTCCACGAGGTCCACGCGGGCGTAGAGCAGGTCCGTCGCGTCCGGCACAGCGGCCAACGCCTGTTCGGCGACGGCGAGTTCGGACGGACTGGGGGTCCAGGGCTCAAGGTCCGGGTGGGCCACCTTGGGCGCGTCGTATGCCGTGCCGGGGGTCAGCACCGCCCGCTTGCGGCTGGCGTGCAGCAACCCTCCGCCGAAGAACTGCAACGCGCGCTCGCCGGAGACGTCGATGCCGCGCATGTACGGCTGGACCATCGCGGTCAGCCCCTCGTCGTGCATCCGCGCAAGATGCCGTACGGCCGTGTCGTGGTCGTCAGGCGTGTAGCGGGCCGCGTACCGGGAGCCGGCTCCGGAGGTGGGCTTGACGACGTACTCGTGGGTGTCGGGGAGGCTGACCGACTCCCCGGGCGCTATGTAGCTGGTCGACACGACCGGCACTCCCGCCCTCGCAAGATCCCCGAGGTACCGCTTGTCGGTGTTCCACCGCACGACCTCGGCCGGATTCGCCAAGCGCGTCAGGCTCGCGCACTTCTGCGTCCACGCCAGAAATTCGTCCGCCCGCCAGCTGTAGTCCCAGGTGGAGCGGATGACGGCCAGGTCGTACGCGGCCCAGTCGGCGTCGGGGTCGTCCCAATGCACCGCCTCCGCCTCGGCCCCGGCCTCGCGCAGCGCCCGCAGGAGCACGGGGAGGTCGGCGTCCTTGCTGGGCTCCGGTCGGGGGTCGTAGGTGACGAGGGCGACTCGGGGCACTGCGGGACTCCATTCTCGTACGGCGTCCCCGCAGGCTAACCGTCGCGCCCGCAACCGCGACAACCCATTTGACCTTCACCCTTGGTGAAGCCCCAGCATCGGTGGCGGAACAGGGGGGAGCTCACGGATGGATCTACGGATGGATCTGCGAGTGGATCTGCTCACGATCGGCGCCTTCTCGAACGTGTCCCGGCTCACGCCCAAAGCACTGCGGCTGTACGACGAACTGGACCTGCTGCGGCCCGCCCACGTCGACCCCGACACCGGCTACCGCTACTACGCGCCCGGCCAGTTGGAGCGGGCCCGGCTGGTGGCGTGGCTGCGGCGGCTGGGGATGCCGTTGGCGCGGATCCGTGCGGTGTGCGGTCTTGAGCGCGCTGCCGCCGCTCGGGAGATCCGTGCCTACTGGGCCGGCGTCGAGGCCGAGACGGCGGCCCGGCGTGACCTCGCCGCGTTCCTCGTCGATCAGCTGTCCGCCGTAGCGGATGGACCGGGCATATCGGGAAGGGGCACCAACATGCTGGAACTGCGTTACTCCGCCCACTCGGACATCGGACGGGTACGCCCCGCCAACCAGGACACCGCGTACGCGGGCGCGCGGCTGCTCGCCGTGGCCGACGGGTACGGGCCGGCGGGTGCGCCCGCGAGCAGCGCCGCCGTGCAGGCGCTGAAGTTCCTGGACGGGGAGGAGGTGCCGGCCGGTGGCGTCCTCGGGCTGCTGGAGGATGCCGTGCAGGGGGCGACCGAGGCTGTTCGGGATGTCGCAGCCGACGGCGAGGAGGCTGGTACCACCCTCACCGCCGTACTGTGGACGGGCTCCCAGCTGGCCCTCGTCCACATCGGCGACAGCCGCGCGTATCTGCTGCGGGACGGCGGCCTCTTCCGGATCACCCACGATCACACCGTCGTCCAGTCGATGATCGACGAGGGCCGGTTGACGCCGGAGGAGGCCGGGTCCCATCCGCAGCGGATGCTCCTGCTCAAGTCCCTGGGGAGCGGCCCACCCGCTGCCCCTGACCTGCGTCTGCACGAGACCCGTGCCGGTGATCGGTATCTCCTGTGCTCGGACGGGCTGTACGGCGTCGTCCCCGAAGACCGCATCCGGCACCTCCTCCTCTCCGTCCCGGACCCGGACACCGCGGTACGAGCCCTGGTCGACGCCGCCAACGACGCCGGCGGCCCGGACAACGTCAGCTGTGTGGTCGCCGACGTCGTCCGGGCCGGGGAGTGGACGGCGGTTCAGGGCGAGTAGAAGTCCCGGGGGCGTCCGCGCCGGTCCCTCGCCCGGGCGAGCAGGCTGCCCGGGTACTCCACCGCCCAGTAGCTCACCGTCGCGGCGAGAACCGCCGTCGCCGTGACGATCGCGACGGCCAGGGCGAAGCCAGACCTGGATCCCTCGGAGGGGAGCAGGCCGGTGTCGTAGAGGAGGAGCATGACCGGCTCGTGCCAGATGTAGAGGCTTTGACTTGCACCTCGGGCTGAAGCCCGAGGATTCTGGCCTTCTCGATCGTTGCTGTGCCGCTACGCGGCACGGGGTTCGTGGTCGCGAACTGGTGCAGCCGACGCCGGGCCGTCTCCTCGTCGAGGCCCGGCATCAGCACGAGCAGCCGCCCGTCCTCGTCCCGGCCCAGCCGGTCGCAGCCGCCGCCGAGCCGCTCGACGACCTGCGCGAGCCGCTCGGCGACCTCCCGCCGGATGCGCGGCCCGAACCGCTCCTCCAGCGTGGCCATTTCGGCGACCTGGACGACGGCGAGCACGCCGCTTCGCCGACCGGTGACCGGGCGGCGCAGTTCGCGGTCGAGTTCAGCGCGGAAGTGAGGAAGTTGACGGCGGGACGATTTCCTCAGCCGGTCTCGCTCACGCGGACTCCGTTGGCGGCGGTGTCGAAGACCTTCCGGTACGTGTGCCATTGCGCGTTCGGCGCGGAGAGATAGACCACGTACTGGGTGCCGTCGGTGCTGGAGAACGCCAGCTCCGCCGCCCGGTACTGCCGTGCCCTGCCGTCGAAGGTGAACTCCCAGTACCCGGCGGGTCGTCCGCGGAAGGTCGTCTCGGCCATCCGCACGCGTTCATAGCCGGGGTTGTCGCGGGCGGTCTGTTCCTCTTCCGTCTCGCGCCAGTGCCGTAGCGGATCGGTGCCCGCGAACTCGATGGCGTTGACCCTGAGCCCGACCAGACCGGACGGGTCGATGAAGGCGACTTCGCCGCCGTCCAGCGTCTTACGGGTCCAGCCGTCCGGTACGGGTACGGAGAAGCCGCTGCCCGCCTTCTGGAGCTGATATCCGTCGGGCACCGGCGGCGGCAGGGTGGCGCTGGGACTGGGACTGGGAGAGGCGGAGGCACCGGACCCGGACGCGTGTGAACTCGGCTCATCGCCAGGGCCCTTGAGCCACCACAGTGCACCGCCGCCCGCCACAGCGGCGGCAAGCGCCACTGCCACGATCGACCGCACCACCGTACGGCGGCGGTTGCCGCTGCTCTTCCTCGCGGGAGGCGAGGGGGCGTCGGTCCGTTCCGACCGCGTGGGCGGATCGAGGCGAGCGGTCCGTGTGGCGGTCACATCGACCAGGCGGCGTTCGACCTCGTGCACGTCCATGCGCTGCCCGGGTTCCTTGACGAGCAGACCCTCGATGACCGGCGCCAGGTCCCCGGCGTTGCGCAAGGGCTCGTACGGATCCGTTGCGATGGCGTACGCGGTCTCGATCGGGGTGTCGCGGGCGAACGGGTGCTGCCCCTCGACCGCCTGGTACAGCGTCGCCCCCAGGGCCCACAGGTCACTGGCGGGACCGGGCTCGGCGCCCCGGAGGCGTTCGGGCGACAGATAGCGGATGGAGCCGATCAGCTCACCGGGCTTGGTGAGGGAGGACGTTCCCGACTCCATGGCGATCCCGAAGTCGGTGAGGACGATCCGGCCGCCGTCCCCGAGCAGAACGTTGGCGGGCTTGACGTCCCGGTGCAGGACCCCGGCGTCGTGGGCGGCGCGCAGGGCGGCGGCCATGGCCAGCCCGATCCGGGCCGCTTCCTCGGGAGGCAGCGCACCCCGCTGCTTCAGCACGTCACTGAGCGTCGCCGACGGTATGTACTCCATGACGATGCACGGCAGGCCCTCGTCGTCGACGACGTCATGCACCACGATCACATTGGGGTGCGCGATCCGGGCCGCGCTCCGGGCCTCGCGACGGGTGCGCTCATGGAGCGTGCGGACCTCGTCGTCGTGCAGGTGCGGCGGGATGTGCAGCTTCTTCACGGCGACATGACGGCCGAGCAGCCTGTCCTCGGCCCGCCACACGGTGCCCATACCGCCACTGCCCACCCGCTCCACCAACAGGTAACGGCCGGCGACGAGTCGCCCAAGATCGGACACCGAGATCGTCACCTTCTCCGCTTCCCGTTCGTGAACAGTCGGGGTCGACGAGGCACGATAACCCATACGGACGTACGAGCATGTCAACGGTTCGATCACATGGCACCCGACTTCGCCGGCGGTGACAAGGCGCGGCCGTGTTCATTACGCGCTTCGGTGATCAGGAGCGCTCGGGGCTGGTTCAGAATGCTCGGATGCCCATGCTTGAGACTCCCCGTCTGCTCCTTCGTCGCTGGCGCCCGGAGGATGTTGCGCCACTGACCGCCATCAACGCCGACCCAGAGGTCATGCGCTGGATCGGTGACGGCAGCGTCCGTAACGAACAGCAGACCCGCAGCGGGATTGAAACGATGGAACGCAAGTGGGAGGCACGGGGCTTCGGTCTGTTCGCCGTGGAGATCCGTGCCACCGGCGAACTGGCCGGCTTCACCGGCCTTTCGATTCCCGACTTCCTTCCGGAGGTGCTGCCGGCGGTCGAGGTCGGCTGGCGGCTGGGACGTGCCCATTGGGGACAGGGCCTGGCCACCGAGGCCGCAACCGCCGCTGTCCGGTTCGGAATCGAGGAACGAGGGCTTGAGCGGATCGTCAGCATCGCTCAGGCGGGCAATGCCGCTTCCGAACGGGTCATGGTCAAGCTGGGGATGCATCTTTTCTGCGAGACCGTCGATCCCGGCTGTGGTCGGCGCGTGCGGGTCTTCGAGATGTCTGTGGATCAGGCGTAGTCGCCGCGTTCGGCCCGGTGCAGGATGTCGCGCTCCCGGCCGGTCTGGGTGTCGAGTGAGTCCTCGTGGTCGATGACGATGGTGTCGTCGGCCGGCTGGGCACGTACCTGAGCTGCGTAGGCGTCGGTCGCCTTGATCAGGAGAGCATCCTGGTGTGCGGCGGGCCAGCTTTGGATCAGGTAGGACTCCACGACATCGTCCACGAGTGTCTGGTCGACGGCCCGGTCCCGGCCGCGCGCATGAATACGCAGCCGGTAGTGGCCTGGCCCTTGGGACCCCAGCGAGGGCAGTTCCGCGGGGTCGTCCATGAAATACGTCACCAGCGCTTCCCCGGAAGGGGAGTTGCACGAGATCTCAGCGATCTCTTCCCAGTCCGCAGTCACCTCGGGGCGCTGCGCATGCAGCTCGACAGTGACCTGAACGCTGACCTCGGCCAGCTGGTCTATGACCGGCGTACCGCCCTGGGCCTGTCCCAGACCGAACTCGCCGAACGTTGCGGAATGAAGCAGCCCAGATCTCCCGGATCGAAGGCGGCGGCACCGTTCCCACCATCCCGCTCCTGCGACGCCTGGCACGCGCCCTCGATGCCGACCTGACCATCGAGCTCACGCCGCACCACAAGGCGGCTTGATCGATCCGGCGTAACCGGCGGCCCGAGGAGCCTTCCCATTCCCGGAATTCCCTGGGGCGTGGGCGGCTGACGGCAGAGCCACGGGCTACACCGCCACGTCGCCGACCGCCGTCCGCTGCAACAACCCCCAAGTGAACTCCGCAATGACCTCCCGCGACCTCCCCTCCCCATCCGGCGCCCTGAACGCCAACCCCCACCGAGTCGGCGCCGAACCCTCCAGTGGACGGGCCGGGGCGAATGCGCGGGCCGCTTCGTCGACCGTGCAGGACCAGGGCGTGAGGTCGTCCAAAGACCGCAGCTCCGGGCTCTCGGCATCCGGCGCGCGTACCAGCCACTCGTTCCATACCGCTCCATTCGGGGCGACGAGTACCTCGAAGCGCAGGTCGGACCAGAGGGGGAGCGGCCACTGCAAGGCTTCGCACTTCAGGTCGCCGATAGTGCGCATCACCGCCGACTCGGGGGCGCCCAGGATCGAGCGGTAGCGGGAAGCCGCCGCTCGCGCCCGCGGTGAGTGGAGCATTGCCTGCCAGCGCTTGTTCGCCTCGCGCATGTCCGCGATGGAGGCGCCGAGTTCAGTTCGTGCGTCCGCCACCAGGTCCGGATTGTGGTCGGCCATGCGGCGCAGCAGGACCAGTTGGAAGTCGAGGGGAGTGAAGGGGCCTTGGGGGCGCGTTGCGGACGGCATGCCTCCCATCGTCGCTCACCTCGTCACTCACCACATCGCTCACCTCGTCTCTCACCTCGTCGCTCTCCACGCGACCGCCCGGACGGCGGCCGTCAGGAAGGAACAGGACGGAGTTGACGTAGCGGGGGCGGTGGCGGAAGGGGAGGACTCGGGGGAGCAGGCCCTGGGTGACGACGTGGGCGGCCTCGGCCTGGTGGGCCTCCAGGGGGAAGGAGGTGAGCGGGACCCAGGTGTCGCCGGGCAGGACCCAGCCGTCGTAGCGGAGTAGGGTGAGGTACGTGACTACTCGGGCGATCGGCTGGATGCGGGACTCCAGCTCGACGAACAAGGCCGGGCGGTCGCGGGACAGGATGCCCGTCGACCCGCGCAGCACCGCCAGTTCGCCGCCGTCCACGTCGATCTTGATGAAGTCGACGTTCCGGAGCCCCAGGTCGTCCAGGGCTACGCAGCCGACGTCCAGCGCACGGCTGTGGATGTCGCGGCGGATCAGGGAGGACACGCCCCTGTCGCCGGGGTCGTCCGCCGGGAGCCAGAGGCGGGCCACCCCGGGGCCGTCGGAGGCGGCGGCGCGGATCACGCGGACGTTCGGTGGGGCCGTGGCAGTGAGGAGGCGTGCAAGGTGGGGGACCGGTTCTACGGTCACCACCTCGCGGGCTCGCTTCGCCAGGCGGCGCGTCCAGGGGCCGTACCAGCCGCCGATGTCCACCGCCGTGCCGCAGTCCGGCGGGCACAGCTCGCCGAGCCGGGCCAGTTCCGGTTCGAAGCGGGGGTAGACGGCCCGGGCGGCTGCCGCGACCAGGCGGGTCGGGAGCAGGGGTGCCACGCGGGCCGCGAGGGTTCGCGGGGGCTTGGTCATGGGGTCATCCGTTTGAGGAGTTCCTCGTGTTCGTCGTCCGTGACCTGCTCCCCGGACGAGGGCAGCAGCTGCGGGATGCCGTCGACGATCGGGTAGCGGCGGCGCAGGCGTGGGTTGTAGAGCACCTCCTCGTCATCGGCCGTGAACAGGTGCAGCGGGCCCTTGTCGAGTGGACACGCCAGGATCTGGAGCAGGGGGTCGTCGGGTTTCACGGTGGTGTCAACTCCTTGGCACCGAGGGAGGGTTGGGCCGCTGCCTGCCGGTCGTGCTTGGGCATGGTCAGCAGTACGGTGATCGCCAGCGCCGTGCCCGCGAGCCGCAGCGCCAGCCGCAACGGCTCCTGCGGCAGCGCCTCGCCGAACGACAGCGTGCCGAGCACCGCCGTATAGAGGCAGGTCACCGTCGTACACACCGGCACGATCAGCGAGGCCCGGCAGCGTTGCAGCGCCGCCTGCGACATGACCAGCCCGAACGCGCCGGTGAACAGCAGGAGATACGGATACGGGGAGCGGAGGACATCGAGCAGCGCCTCGCCGATTCCGCTTGCCGTGAGGTCCGTGAGGTAGTTGGAGACGCCTTTGATCGCCAGCGAGCTGACGCCGTACAGCACGCCCACCGCCACGCCGTATTCGACGCCGGTCGTCGGCAGCCGGTGCCGGTGGCGGGCGCGGCGCTCGGCGGAGCCGTACAGCCAGACGCCCGCGGCGAGCGAGGGCACGCAGACGAGGAGGATCAGGGGGTACGGCGCCTCGCCGCCCACGGTGTCCGAGTCCTCCCGCAGCGACAGCACGACCATCAGCAGCGCGGCGAGGATCGCGCCGAGGGCGTACCGCTCGCGGCCGGTGGTCTCCTCGCCGAGCAGCCGCGCCGACAGCAGCACCAGCAGGACCAGGCCGGAGACGAAGATGCCCTGCGCGGCGGCGATCGGGAGCGTGCGGTAGACGACCAGCTGCGCGGCGAAACCGGCGGCGAGGGACAGTGATCCGCCGATCCACAGCGGGCTGCCCAGGACCAGTCTCAGGAGCTTCGCGGGTTCGCGCACGGTCACCTGGGGCAGGGCCGCGAGCGCCCGTTTCTCCAGGACGAAACCGGTGCTGTACAGGACGTTCGCCAGCAACGCCGCGGCTACTCCCCACCACATCGGCTACGTCCTTCGCGCGTGCAGGAGGAGGATCGAGGCGAGTGGTGCTCTGGAGCAGGCGAGCCGGTCGAGCGGGCGCAGGGGACGCGGTACGCCGTGGAAAGGGGCCCCTTTGAGTCGTACGACTTCGAAGCCTGCCGCGGTGACGTACTCGCGGAGGGCGCGGGCCGTGTAGAGCCGCAGATGTCCTACGACCTCCCGCCCCGGCCGGCCGTGGATCGCGCGCAGGCTGACCTCCGAGAAGACGGGCTGCACGCCCGCGAGGAGGAGGGCGCGGTTGTACCAGGCGGCCAGGTTCGGGGTGGACAGCATCAGATGGCCGCCCGGGCGCAGCACCCGGCGGATCTCGTCCAGGGCGGAGTCCGGGTCCACTAGGTGTTCGATCACCTCGCTGAACAGCACGGCGTCCGCTGAACCGTCCCTGAAGGGGAGGGAGTTGAGTTCTGCGCGGAGGGTGTACGGGATTCTGGTGTGGGCGCGTTTCAGGGCGTCCTGGGACCAGTCGACGCCGATGATGCGGTGGCCGGGGAGGAGCGGTGCGGTGGTGGCTGCCGCCGTGCCGTCGCCGCAGCCGATGTCGAGGATCGTGCGGGTGTGGCCGGATGGTGTGGGCGGGCCCAGGGCGGTGGCCAGGAGGTGGGCCTGGCGGAGGGTGCGGGGGGTGCCGGAGGCTACGGGGACCGCCGGGTTCTCGTAGAAGTCGCGGAGTTCCGTGCGGGGTGGGGTGGTGGTCGTGGACGTGGTCGTCATGGGGCCACCTCCGTGGTGTGCAGATAGTGCTCGAAGAGGTCGCGTAGGTGCGCGCCGTCGCCGTGGCTGAGCAGGGCTCGGGACCAGCGCAGGGCCAGGTGCAGGCGGCCGGCGGTGGAGGCGGTGGTGACGGTGAGGCCGCGGGGCATTCTCGCGGGCGCCGAGAACCAGACGGCGTGCGCGCGGCCTGCCTCCTCGCCGAAGTCCAGGGGGTACGGGACGCGGCCGATGTTGCTGAGGAGCGTCGTCGAGGTCCAGGGGGCGGCTGCTCGGCGGAGGGTTCTGGTGAGGGCGGCTCGCCAGGACACGGGGGTGATGGGGGCGGTGAGGAGGGTGGCTCCGTGGCCGAGTTGGGGGCGGGGGAGGGACTTGAGGGCGAGGGTGCGGAGTGCCGTACGGCTGAGGAGTGCGGGCATGTCCGCCGGGTTCAACTCGTCCGGGGTGAAGGGGACTTCGACCAGGCGAGTGCCGTTGCCTATCGGCATCGTCGTGTCCCTGGGGCGGTCGTCCACGGGCATCGTGATGCGGAGGGGGCGGGGGTGTTCGCCGTGTTCTCTGTTCCAGTGGGTGATCATCAGGGCTGTGGTGACCATGAGCTGGTCGTTCACCGTGTACGGGGAGCCTTTGGGGCGGTGGGGGAGGGGGAGTTCGGTGACGAGCATGCCGTTGCCGGGGGAGGGTTCGGGGGTGCCGGGGGCTACTCGGGCGGGGGGTGACCAGTTGGAGGGGGTTTCTTCGGGGTGGGGTGGGGGTTGCGTAGGGCGGGTGGGGGAGGCTGCGGGGGAGTTGTCCCGGCCGCTGTACAGCTCTGCGGCGGTGGCGAGGACGCGGAGGCAGGCGGGGCCGTCGAGGGCGGTGTGGTTGATGGTGAGGAAGAGGACGGTGCCGGTGCCTTTGCCGTGACTGGCGTTGCTGCTCGGGGTGGGTATCGCTTGCCGGCGCTGGCCGGGTGCCGCTGCGCCCACCCGTGCCGCCCCAGCGGCACGACTGCCCGCAGCGGCGGGGCGTGCGGCAGCGTCAGCGGCGGCGGGTGCAGCGGCGGCGTTGGCGTCGGCGCCGCTGCTGGGGTTGGCGTCGCCCCAGCCCGCACCGCTGACCGCAGCGGCGGCGGGTACAGGATCGGCAGCGGGCTTCCCCACCGCATCCGTCGCCTCGCTCCCCTCCACCGGTCCCGCCCCCTCCACCACCTCCAGCCGTACCGGCGGCGAAGCCGTCAACGGCGGGGCCTCCACCAGTGCACGTGTCCGCGCGCCTCGCAGCGCGTCCGGGCCCGGTGGCAGGAAGGTCACGACCTCCACATCCGGGTCCGCCGTCAGTTCCCACTCGTAGCGGCGCCGGTACCACCGACCCGCCGCCTCCCGCATGAGGATGCGGGGGTGGCGGCGGAGGGCCTCGGTGAAGGCGGAGCGCAGGCGGTCGCGGTCCAGGTGGCCCGGGAGGTGGACCTCGATGTGGACGGTTTCCGGTTCCTCCTCCTGGAGGCAGTGGCGGGCGATCTCGTCCACCACGGGGAACGGGATGCGCTCGGGAGGCCGTACGGGGCCCTCGGCGCGGTGCTCCAGCGTCGTCATGCGCTGTCCCCCCTCAGGTCGGCCTCGGGTGGTGTCGCCCTGAGCCTCGGCTTGCGGAACGCGAAGCGCACGGTGGGCGGGTCGGGCGGCGGGGCGCCGGGACCCCGTGCCGAGACGGTCGGGCCGGAGTCCGGGCGGGCAGGCGGCGGGGGCTCGGCACCGAGAGGACTCGCGCCCCGCTCCCGTTGCGGCAACTGCTGCGTCGGGGCTTCCGAGGCCGGCGACCCCCCGGACGGTGGCGGCACCGCCATTGGGTCCCGCTCCCGCACACTCACCAACCCCGCGAACAACCCGATCAGCGCCAGGAGTTGAGCCGCCGGACCGAAGGCACCCTCCTCCGCGCCCGCCGGCTCCCCGGCCCCCACCGCCGCCGCGATCCCCGCCCCCGCGAGCGCGACGAACGCGATCGGTACGAGCAGTGCGTGCCGTCGGTGGGCCAGGAGCGCCAACGCCGGTACCAGCAGCGCGAACCACCCGGCGATCACCGCGCCCACCAGCGTCAGCGCCACCGTCCCCAGCCACAGGCCCGGCGGCGGGGGCACCGGCTGCGGGTCGTCGGGGTTCGGGGAGCGCCGGCGCCAGAGGACAAGTCCCACCAGGGCCGCCACCGCTACACCCCCGCCGATCAGCGCGGCGTCGTACGTCGTCGCGGGCTCGTACGACAGCTTGACCCCGCCGCCCGCCCCGGCCGGGATCCGCCAGCCCTGCTGCCAGCCGTCGAGGCGGACCGGGGACAACTCGTCCCCGTTCAGCGTGGCTTTCCAGCCGTCGTTGTAGTTCTGGTACGTCGTCAGGTACGTGGCCGCGCCCGACCCGACCGTCACCTGGCGCTGGTCGCCGAGCCAGTCACGGATCTCAAGGTTGCGGTCCGCGGACGTTGGCTCAGCGAGCGCCCCGCCGCGTGTCAGCGTGACATCTGTGAGCGTCAGCGGCCCGGCGTCCCCGCCCTCGACCCGGTGCCGGCCGGAGGACAGGTCCAACTCGGCGTTCGCTCGCCCCTCCTGACAGAGCGTCACCTGCACAGGTCGCCGTTCCGTCAGGTCCCGTACCGTCCCCCGCACGCTCGTCTCGTACAACTCCCCGTCCACCGCCATCACCGGCCCCTGCCCGCATGGCAGCGAGAAGGCGCGCGTGGCCGCCGGCTGGGGCGTGCGGTAGGCGTCGAGGGCCGGGATGTACGCCTCCGTGAGGCCCACCGGAAGGCGCAGGTCCTCGTCGACGACCGGGTTGTGGAGGGTCAGCGGAGCCGTCGCCGTGACCGTGATGTCGAGGCGGTCCGTGGTGATCGGCGGGAAGCGGACCCAGCCGTTCTCGTCGACGCCCGCGAGGGCGGCGCCTTCCGGGGAGCTGATCTGCACCTCGGTGGGGCGGGTGGAGAGGCCGCCCGCGGGGGCCAGGACCAGTTCGCCGACGGACTGTTCGCCGTCCCAGCGGAGGTGGATGGTGGGGCGGTCGCCCGCGATCCAGGCCGTGGTCAGGTCACCGTCGGTGAGGTTGCGCGCCGCCAGGCCCGCGCCGAGCCGTGCCGTGGAGTCGGCGGTGGCGACGATGCGGCTCTGCTGGTCGGGGGCGACGTCGTACAGCAGCCGGTCGAGTTCCGCGCCGGGTACCGGCACCGCGCTCGCCGTCACCTCGTACGTCCCCGCCGTGCCCGTGGAGAAGCGGCGGTGCAGGCCCGCCTCCGTGCCCGTCGCGGAGAGGCCGGTCGGGTCGGCCGTGCGGTGCAGCGAGACGATCTCGGCGGCGGCACCGGCATCCCGCGCGTCCGTCGGCAGCCGCAGCATGCGCGTGACCTGCACGTCAGGCAGCGAGATCTCGGAGAAGCCCGCGCCCGTCAGACCCGTGTGCCGCGCCACCGAGTCGACGATCGTCAGCCGCATCCAACTCGTCTCACCCGAAGGCGCCTTGATGCTCTGCGCCGTCCCGTCCGGGCGCAGGACGCTGGTCCGCACCCCCTTCTCCGTCTCCACTCGCACCCGCGTCGCCGCCGACCGCACACTCTCCTGCGGCAACGGCG contains:
- a CDS encoding serine hydrolase domain-containing protein is translated as MSRQQSSRGLPIALAVAAVAVGTLAAATAAPAGPPHHDPPRLHAKTQAVLNEIVAQGTPGVIARVRDARGVWDGRAGVGDLVAERPRSTSEKFRIASVTKTFTATVLLRLEAEGRLSLDDSVEEWLPGVVRGKGYRPGDITVRHLLNHTSGIFDYNMDDGFRALYAGDEFDRNRHTRWSPEELVDIALAHPANFQPEQGSRPGRPGRWDYSDTNYIVAGMVIEKATGGTYAQAVERLVIRPLGLRGTSVPGTSPRLPAPHARHYSTLFEDGPEAKVRDVTEFSPTVAFSAGQMISTVADVNTFLSKLLAGVLLPPAQQRQLLDAVHVDGDKGHGGPQDRYGLGIRHFKLKQGCWAWGHGGMIPGSATRTLASADGRHVMTMNRNGDWGEQQLEDAAVETEFCEP
- a CDS encoding serine/threonine-protein kinase, whose product is MSDLGRLVAGRYLLVERVGSGGMGTVWRAEDRLLGRHVAVKKLHIPPHLHDDEVRTLHERTRREARSAARIAHPNVIVVHDVVDDEGLPCIVMEYIPSATLSDVLKQRGALPPEEAARIGLAMAAALRAAHDAGVLHRDVKPANVLLGDGGRIVLTDFGIAMESGTSSLTKPGELIGSIRYLSPERLRGAEPGPASDLWALGATLYQAVEGQHPFARDTPIETAYAIATDPYEPLRNAGDLAPVIEGLLVKEPGQRMDVHEVERRLVDVTATRTARLDPPTRSERTDAPSPPARKSSGNRRRTVVRSIVAVALAAAVAGGGALWWLKGPGDEPSSHASGSGASASPSPSPSATLPPPVPDGYQLQKAGSGFSVPVPDGWTRKTLDGGEVAFIDPSGLVGLRVNAIEFAGTDPLRHWRETEEEQTARDNPGYERVRMAETTFRGRPAGYWEFTFDGRARQYRAAELAFSSTDGTQYVVYLSAPNAQWHTYRKVFDTAANGVRVSETG
- a CDS encoding ATP-grasp domain-containing protein translates to MPRVALVTYDPRPEPSKDADLPVLLRALREAGAEAEAVHWDDPDADWAAYDLAVIRSTWDYSWRADEFLAWTQKCASLTRLANPAEVVRWNTDKRYLGDLARAGVPVVSTSYIAPGESVSLPDTHEYVVKPTSGAGSRYAARYTPDDHDTAVRHLARMHDEGLTAMVQPYMRGIDVSGERALQFFGGGLLHASRKRAVLTPGTAYDAPKVAHPDLEPWTPSPSELAVAEQALAAVPDATDLLYARVDLVDGPDGEPRVMELELVEPNLFLFLHPVSVSAVSDAILAVAAR
- a CDS encoding MerR family transcriptional regulator: MDLRVDLLTIGAFSNVSRLTPKALRLYDELDLLRPAHVDPDTGYRYYAPGQLERARLVAWLRRLGMPLARIRAVCGLERAAAAREIRAYWAGVEAETAARRDLAAFLVDQLSAVADGPGISGRGTNMLELRYSAHSDIGRVRPANQDTAYAGARLLAVADGYGPAGAPASSAAVQALKFLDGEEVPAGGVLGLLEDAVQGATEAVRDVAADGEEAGTTLTAVLWTGSQLALVHIGDSRAYLLRDGGLFRITHDHTVVQSMIDEGRLTPEEAGSHPQRMLLLKSLGSGPPAAPDLRLHETRAGDRYLLCSDGLYGVVPEDRIRHLLLSVPDPDTAVRALVDAANDAGGPDNVSCVVADVVRAGEWTAVQGE
- a CDS encoding GNAT family N-acetyltransferase, which translates into the protein MLETPRLLLRRWRPEDVAPLTAINADPEVMRWIGDGSVRNEQQTRSGIETMERKWEARGFGLFAVEIRATGELAGFTGLSIPDFLPEVLPAVEVGWRLGRAHWGQGLATEAATAAVRFGIEERGLERIVSIAQAGNAASERVMVKLGMHLFCETVDPGCGRRVRVFEMSVDQA